A window of the Bacillus sp. A301a_S52 genome harbors these coding sequences:
- a CDS encoding helix-turn-helix transcriptional regulator, producing MLNHLGKTIKELRQSLGYTQKEFAKDICSQSQISKIENGEISPYVHTLVQMALKLGVEPGFLIDILIKPQYAFIQESKKAIRKEIRQKNYEEVRRLVNKIKNHPNFKHIHEQQFIKWHEGILQYYLNSHFEHAILLLDASLAMSPTTHLTPQDIEILNSKAIIYCEAKKLDGGIAIFKNILKVKDQSLMELNPRIIVRVYYNLAKSLYELDDNKESLFYCNKGISFSVDIESFYLLGELYFQSAVAHIKQNNLKEAHHFLHLSKDVFQAKSDSKSVKKLDNYIRDLKTDTT from the coding sequence ATGTTAAATCATTTAGGAAAGACGATAAAAGAGTTAAGACAATCATTAGGTTATACCCAAAAAGAATTTGCCAAAGATATTTGTAGTCAATCTCAAATTAGTAAAATTGAAAATGGGGAAATCAGTCCTTATGTTCATACGTTAGTGCAAATGGCTTTAAAACTAGGTGTTGAGCCAGGATTTCTAATAGACATTCTTATAAAACCGCAATATGCATTTATTCAAGAGAGTAAAAAAGCCATCCGGAAAGAAATTCGTCAAAAAAATTATGAAGAAGTCAGACGTCTAGTAAACAAAATTAAAAACCATCCAAACTTTAAACATATCCATGAACAACAGTTTATCAAGTGGCATGAAGGTATACTGCAATACTACTTAAATAGCCATTTCGAACATGCCATTCTCCTTCTAGATGCCTCATTAGCTATGAGTCCTACCACTCACTTAACACCTCAAGATATCGAAATCTTAAACAGTAAAGCCATCATTTACTGTGAGGCAAAAAAGCTAGATGGCGGCATAGCAATCTTCAAAAATATTTTAAAGGTGAAAGATCAATCTTTAATGGAACTAAACCCTCGGATTATCGTTCGAGTCTATTACAATTTAGCAAAATCACTCTACGAACTGGATGACAATAAAGAGTCACTTTTCTATTGCAATAAAGGCATTTCTTTCTCGGTTGATATTGAATCATTTTATTTGTTAGGTGAACTCTACTTTCAGAGTGCTGTTGCTCATATAAAGCAGAATAATCTTAAAGAGGCTCACCATTTTTTACACCTTTCAAAAGATGTCTTTCAAGCAAAAAGCGATTCAAAGTCTGTCAAAAAGCTAGACAACTATATAAGAGATTTAAAAACAGACACTACTTAG
- a CDS encoding coproporphyrinogen III oxidase family protein, whose product MKQIPYNEIPQLWNFFYPIAGAVNQSQEIAENKTKMQLSHTADNNTGLNSLYLHIPFCDTICTFCPFIKTTNYADTLEPYLEALVEEIKMVSSMPRIKSKKIDAIYIGGGTPSVLKPDQIKRLGEAITDSFVLADDYEWTFECAALTATEDRIKAMAEIGVNRGSFGVQTFNQKYKKMFNLQWTMDHIQSARDLMMSYFNACNMDLLYHLPGQTHEELMEDVDHAIALGTSSIDVYPLEYLATSNSFLRKIINKQLENPPTPIEKIEQNKLIYNKLNNSGYFQNYVYTFTKKDAKYKRFKFSETIYGTYEDEFIALGVGGRSTIKGLAYDNIADIKTYIATVNQGKQPVARAIDYHAYERGLIFFPKKMRISLQDLRIYGLDKTYKHKFEELEEKQLIIQEKDQIVLTDKGKIWFANIMVDLFPEDQRAKLNQVVGNIQEAKEWYEESKVLETTN is encoded by the coding sequence ATGAAACAGATTCCTTATAATGAAATTCCTCAGTTATGGAACTTTTTTTATCCGATTGCAGGTGCTGTTAATCAATCACAAGAAATCGCTGAAAACAAAACTAAAATGCAACTCTCACACACCGCGGATAATAACACCGGGTTAAATAGCCTTTACTTACACATTCCATTTTGTGATACAATCTGTACATTTTGCCCATTTATAAAAACGACAAACTATGCTGATACGCTAGAGCCGTATTTAGAGGCATTAGTTGAAGAAATCAAGATGGTTTCATCGATGCCCAGAATAAAAAGTAAAAAGATTGATGCCATTTATATTGGTGGAGGGACCCCATCAGTTTTAAAGCCAGATCAAATTAAACGACTAGGTGAAGCGATAACAGACTCATTTGTGTTAGCAGATGATTATGAGTGGACATTTGAATGTGCGGCACTTACAGCAACTGAAGATCGCATTAAAGCAATGGCAGAGATTGGTGTAAATCGTGGTAGTTTTGGTGTACAAACCTTTAATCAAAAGTATAAAAAAATGTTTAACTTACAATGGACGATGGACCACATTCAGTCCGCAAGAGATTTAATGATGAGCTATTTTAACGCCTGTAATATGGATTTACTTTATCATCTTCCTGGTCAAACTCATGAAGAATTAATGGAAGACGTTGATCACGCCATCGCTTTAGGAACATCAAGTATTGATGTGTATCCATTGGAGTATTTAGCAACCTCCAATTCATTTCTAAGAAAGATAATAAATAAACAGTTAGAAAATCCTCCTACTCCTATAGAAAAAATTGAACAAAATAAACTAATCTATAACAAATTAAACAACTCAGGCTATTTTCAAAACTATGTTTACACGTTCACAAAAAAAGATGCTAAATACAAACGCTTCAAATTTAGTGAAACAATATATGGAACCTATGAGGATGAATTTATTGCTCTAGGGGTTGGAGGAAGATCAACGATAAAAGGATTAGCTTATGACAATATAGCTGATATCAAAACTTATATTGCCACTGTTAATCAAGGGAAGCAACCTGTTGCAAGGGCAATAGACTATCATGCATATGAGCGAGGCTTAATCTTCTTTCCTAAAAAAATGCGAATTTCTCTTCAAGATCTTCGTATATATGGTCTTGACAAGACTTATAAGCATAAATTTGAGGAACTAGAAGAAAAACAACTTATCATACAAGAAAAGGATCAAATAGTGTTAACAGATAAAGGGAAAATATGGTTTGCAAATATTATGGTTGACCTTTTTCCAGAAGATCAAAGGGCAAAATTAAACCAAGTCGTAGGAAATATTCAAGAGGCAAAGGAATGGTACGAAGAATCAAAAGTACTCGAAACGACAAATTAA
- the recA gene encoding recombinase RecA, whose product MSDRKQALDMALKQIEKQFGKGSIMKLGEQAERRVSTISSGALALDIALGVGGYPRGRVIEIYGPESSGKTTVALHAIAEVQRNGGQAAFIDAEHALDPVYAQNLGVNIDELLLSQPDTGEQALEIAEALVRSGAVDILIIDSVAALVPKAEIEGEMGDSHVGLQARLMSQALRKLSGAVSKSNTIAVFINQIREKVGVMFGNPETTPGGRALKFYSSVRLEVRRAETLKQGNDMIGNKTKLKVVKNKVAPPFRTAEVDIMYGEGISREGSILDIASDLDIVQKSGAWYSYNNDRMGQGRENAKQFLKENEDVTKEIENRIREYHGLLGTQEVPAEESVDEGEDLRLDLK is encoded by the coding sequence ATGTCAGATCGAAAGCAAGCATTAGATATGGCTTTAAAACAAATTGAGAAACAATTCGGAAAAGGCTCTATTATGAAGTTAGGTGAGCAAGCAGAGCGTCGTGTGTCCACCATATCAAGTGGTGCCTTGGCACTTGATATTGCCTTAGGAGTAGGCGGATATCCACGAGGAAGAGTGATTGAGATTTACGGGCCTGAATCATCTGGTAAGACAACTGTTGCTCTTCATGCTATTGCTGAAGTGCAGCGCAATGGTGGTCAAGCAGCTTTTATAGACGCTGAGCATGCTTTGGACCCTGTTTATGCGCAAAATCTAGGTGTTAATATTGATGAATTACTATTATCTCAACCAGATACAGGAGAGCAAGCTTTAGAAATTGCTGAAGCTCTTGTACGAAGTGGAGCTGTAGATATTCTTATTATTGACTCTGTCGCTGCTCTCGTTCCAAAAGCGGAAATAGAAGGAGAGATGGGAGATAGCCATGTAGGCTTGCAAGCTCGTCTAATGTCTCAAGCACTTCGGAAACTGTCAGGAGCTGTTAGTAAATCCAATACAATTGCCGTTTTCATCAACCAAATTCGTGAAAAAGTGGGTGTCATGTTTGGTAACCCAGAGACAACCCCTGGTGGACGTGCGCTTAAGTTCTATTCCTCTGTACGACTGGAAGTCCGTCGTGCAGAAACACTGAAACAAGGAAACGATATGATCGGAAATAAAACCAAATTAAAAGTCGTTAAAAATAAAGTAGCCCCTCCATTTAGAACAGCGGAAGTTGATATTATGTATGGAGAAGGGATTTCACGTGAAGGATCAATTTTGGATATTGCATCAGATCTAGACATCGTCCAGAAAAGCGGGGCGTGGTACTCATACAATAACGATCGTATGGGCCAAGGGCGAGAAAATGCTAAACAATTCCTTAAGGAAAATGAGGATGTGACAAAGGAAATAGAGAATCGAATACGGGAATATCATGGGTTGCTTGGAACACAAGAAGTACCTGCAGAAGAGTCTGTTGACGAAGGAGAAGACCTTCGCTTAGATTTAAAGTAA